A genomic segment from Bacillus cereus G9842 encodes:
- the ligA gene encoding NAD-dependent DNA ligase LigA → MSKEIAKKRIEELRDLLNTFNYQYHVLDNPSVSDAEYDRNMQELIKLEAENPEFMSEDSPSVRVGGTILDIFEKVTHKSPMLSLGNAFNEGDLRDFDRRVRQGIDDANVRYICELKIDGLAVSLHYEKGRFIQGATRGDGVTGEDITQNLKTIKAIPLRLNEEVTLEARGEAYMPKRSFVKLNEEKEQNGEDVFANPRNAAAGSIRQLDPKIAAKRNLSMFVYGLANVEEKTIPSHSESLDFLGELGFKTNPNRRTCETIEEVIAYVEEWQEKRPHLDYEIDGIVIKVDDVALQESLGTTAKSPRWAIAYKFPAEEVVTRLTGIELSVGRTGVVTPTAELEPVRVAGTIVRRASLHNEDLIREKDIRIGDYVVVKKAGDIIPEVVNVIFDKRTGEEEEYRMPTHCPACESELVRLEEEVALRCINPTCPAQIREGLIHFVSRNAMNIDGLGERVITQLFDADYIRTFADLYALTKEQLLQLERFGEKSATNLIQAIENSKENSLERLLFGLGIRHVGAKAARTFAEHFETMDELVKATEEELKAINEIGEKMAQSVVTYFDNEDVLELLQQFKEYGVNMTYKGIKIADLQNVESYFAGKTVVLTGKLEVMGRSEAKKKIEALGGKVTGSVSKSTDLVVAGESAGSKLAQAEKHNVEVWNEERFLQELNK, encoded by the coding sequence ATGTCAAAAGAGATAGCAAAAAAACGTATAGAAGAACTGCGTGATTTGTTAAATACATTTAATTATCAATATCACGTATTAGACAATCCTTCTGTTTCTGATGCGGAATATGACCGTAATATGCAGGAGCTTATAAAATTAGAAGCAGAGAACCCAGAGTTTATGAGTGAGGATTCTCCCTCCGTTCGCGTTGGGGGAACTATTCTTGATATATTCGAAAAAGTAACACATAAGTCACCAATGTTAAGTTTAGGAAATGCATTTAACGAAGGAGATTTACGTGATTTCGACAGAAGAGTACGTCAAGGAATTGATGATGCGAATGTAAGATATATATGTGAATTAAAAATTGACGGGCTTGCCGTTTCGCTTCATTATGAAAAAGGACGCTTCATTCAAGGGGCGACACGTGGTGATGGTGTAACGGGTGAAGATATTACTCAAAATTTAAAAACGATTAAAGCTATCCCACTTCGTTTAAATGAAGAAGTAACGTTAGAAGCACGAGGCGAAGCTTATATGCCGAAGCGTTCATTTGTTAAACTAAATGAAGAAAAAGAGCAAAATGGAGAAGATGTATTTGCGAATCCGCGTAATGCGGCAGCAGGCTCAATACGTCAACTTGATCCGAAAATTGCAGCGAAGCGTAACTTATCTATGTTTGTGTACGGTCTTGCGAATGTAGAAGAAAAAACAATTCCATCGCACAGTGAATCGCTTGATTTCCTAGGTGAACTCGGATTTAAGACAAATCCAAATCGCCGTACATGTGAAACAATCGAAGAGGTTATAGCTTATGTAGAAGAATGGCAAGAAAAACGTCCGCATCTTGATTATGAGATTGATGGAATCGTTATAAAAGTAGATGATGTTGCTCTTCAAGAAAGTCTAGGAACTACAGCGAAGAGTCCAAGATGGGCGATTGCTTATAAATTCCCGGCTGAAGAAGTTGTAACGAGATTAACAGGCATTGAATTAAGTGTTGGCCGAACAGGGGTTGTAACACCGACTGCAGAGCTAGAGCCAGTGAGAGTTGCTGGTACGATCGTTCGTCGTGCTTCTTTACATAACGAAGATTTAATTCGTGAAAAAGACATTCGAATTGGTGACTACGTTGTTGTGAAGAAGGCTGGAGATATTATTCCTGAAGTTGTGAACGTTATTTTTGATAAGCGTACTGGTGAAGAAGAAGAATACCGCATGCCAACGCATTGCCCAGCATGTGAGAGTGAACTTGTTCGTTTAGAAGAAGAAGTAGCACTTCGATGTATAAATCCAACTTGTCCAGCTCAAATTCGCGAAGGATTAATTCATTTCGTTTCAAGAAATGCAATGAATATTGATGGGCTTGGAGAACGTGTCATTACACAACTTTTTGATGCAGATTATATTCGTACATTTGCTGATTTATATGCATTAACGAAAGAGCAGTTATTACAGTTAGAACGTTTTGGTGAAAAATCAGCAACAAACTTAATACAAGCAATTGAAAATTCTAAAGAAAACTCGTTAGAGCGATTATTATTTGGTCTTGGAATTCGACACGTTGGAGCGAAAGCAGCACGTACATTTGCAGAGCACTTTGAAACGATGGATGAGCTTGTAAAAGCAACAGAAGAAGAACTAAAAGCAATTAATGAAATTGGCGAAAAAATGGCTCAATCTGTTGTGACATATTTTGATAATGAAGATGTATTAGAGTTATTACAGCAGTTTAAAGAGTATGGCGTGAATATGACATACAAAGGTATAAAAATTGCAGATTTACAAAATGTTGAATCTTACTTCGCAGGAAAAACGGTTGTTTTAACAGGTAAGCTAGAAGTTATGGGACGAAGTGAAGCGAAGAAGAAGATTGAGGCATTAGGTGGAAAAGTAACAGGAAGTGTTAGTAAGAGTACAGATTTGGTTGTTGCAGGTGAATCGGCTGGTTCGAAATTAGCACAAGCGGAGAAACATAATGTTGAGGTTTGGAATGAAGAGAGGTTCTTACAAGAGCTAAATAAGTAA
- a CDS encoding CamS family sex pheromone protein, with the protein MKKIALAVLSLGLLVSGCSAGADKDEKVSEKSGKAKEQSVVPKYAMSDEYYKTTIPFYGGKARGLVVQGVNNRLDIDEFETGLMRIAKESFSTKDHFFKGGDTLEAQYVQMLVKRKRTNAEQKELEDTLKKDAVKFPNIGLNPALGEGSEILEEKNKKNPIYISNILEHDYYVKNGDKDERSGIVVGLAMNSVHYYNEEHGYPREATISNEKMLAEGKKMAQEVLKFMHQKDPETKNLPITFAIYRQAPKASLVPGNFVSYANVEKGSETVEDWKQINEKYYLFPSEQAKTDNKREDLARVSNFKAKLSDYFQGDYTAVIGTGMYRDDELREMKLDIPVQFNGKAEIVGFTQYVAGLVMEYFPNYMKVQVTIKSVERPEAIIIREAKQDEPLVKILD; encoded by the coding sequence ATGAAAAAAATAGCATTAGCGGTATTAAGCCTTGGCCTACTTGTAAGTGGGTGTAGTGCAGGTGCCGACAAAGATGAAAAAGTGTCTGAGAAATCGGGGAAAGCAAAAGAACAATCAGTTGTCCCAAAATACGCTATGTCGGATGAATATTATAAGACGACTATTCCATTTTATGGTGGAAAGGCACGTGGTTTAGTCGTGCAAGGAGTAAATAATCGTCTTGATATAGATGAATTTGAAACAGGATTAATGCGTATTGCGAAGGAATCATTTAGTACGAAAGATCATTTCTTTAAAGGCGGAGATACTCTAGAGGCTCAATATGTACAAATGCTTGTTAAAAGAAAGCGTACAAATGCTGAACAGAAAGAACTAGAAGATACATTAAAAAAAGATGCAGTTAAATTTCCAAACATAGGATTAAATCCAGCTTTAGGTGAAGGATCCGAAATACTAGAAGAAAAAAACAAAAAAAATCCAATATATATTTCCAATATTTTAGAGCATGATTATTATGTGAAAAACGGCGACAAAGATGAGCGTAGCGGCATTGTAGTTGGATTAGCAATGAATTCAGTGCATTATTATAATGAAGAACATGGTTACCCGCGTGAAGCTACAATCTCGAATGAAAAAATGTTAGCTGAAGGGAAAAAAATGGCGCAAGAAGTCTTGAAGTTTATGCATCAAAAAGATCCTGAAACAAAAAACCTTCCGATCACATTTGCAATTTATCGTCAGGCTCCGAAGGCGTCACTTGTGCCAGGTAATTTTGTTTCTTATGCAAATGTTGAAAAAGGTAGTGAAACGGTTGAAGATTGGAAACAAATTAATGAAAAATATTATTTGTTCCCATCAGAGCAAGCGAAAACAGATAATAAACGTGAAGATCTTGCAAGAGTATCCAACTTTAAGGCAAAACTAAGCGATTATTTCCAAGGCGACTATACAGCTGTTATTGGTACGGGTATGTATAGAGATGATGAATTAAGAGAAATGAAGCTTGATATTCCTGTCCAATTTAATGGAAAAGCTGAAATAGTTGGTTTTACACAATATGTGGCAGGGCTTGTTATGGAATACTTCCCGAATTATATGAAAGTACAAGTAACAATTAAATCTGTAGAACGCCCAGAAGCCATTATTATACGTGAAGCAAAACAAGATGAACCACTTGTGAAAATTTTAGATTAA
- a CDS encoding TSUP family transporter produces MEELSFQVIILLIAFGFLAAFIDSVVGGGGLISLPALMFVGLSPASAIATNKLAATMGTFTSAMYFIRSGKVDFKIVGKLIPLTIVGAVAGALVVKFIPSDILRPLVLVMLVFIAIYIIAKKNWGSVSTYKKMTQRKTLIFFFAILMIGFYDGFFGPGTGSFLIFAFLLIGLDFIQAAASGKLLNFVSNIVSLITFLFLDIIHFEYGIIMGLSMILGAYFGSKFAVQKGVGYVRTLFLLVTILLIGKNVLEYTHIL; encoded by the coding sequence ATGGAAGAATTAAGTTTTCAAGTCATTATTTTATTAATTGCATTCGGTTTTTTAGCAGCTTTTATTGATTCGGTTGTTGGAGGAGGAGGGTTAATTTCGCTTCCGGCGCTTATGTTTGTTGGCTTATCGCCAGCTTCGGCAATTGCAACGAATAAATTAGCGGCAACGATGGGGACGTTTACGAGTGCGATGTATTTCATTCGATCAGGAAAAGTTGATTTTAAAATTGTAGGAAAGTTAATCCCGTTAACTATTGTTGGAGCTGTTGCAGGCGCTTTAGTAGTAAAATTTATTCCATCGGATATTTTACGCCCATTAGTACTTGTAATGTTGGTATTTATTGCTATTTATATTATTGCAAAAAAGAATTGGGGAAGTGTGTCTACCTATAAGAAGATGACGCAAAGAAAAACATTAATATTTTTCTTTGCTATTTTAATGATAGGATTTTATGATGGATTTTTTGGACCAGGGACAGGGTCGTTTTTAATTTTTGCATTTTTATTAATTGGCTTGGATTTTATTCAAGCGGCAGCATCTGGAAAACTTTTGAACTTTGTTAGTAATATTGTATCTTTAATTACTTTTTTATTTTTAGACATAATTCATTTTGAATACGGTATTATCATGGGATTATCAATGATCTTAGGTGCTTATTTTGGATCGAAGTTTGCGGTTCAAAAAGGTGTTGGATATGTAAGAACTTTATTTTTATTAGTTACTATATTATTGATCGGGAAAAATGTTTTGGAATATACTCATATTTTGTAG
- the pruA gene encoding L-glutamate gamma-semialdehyde dehydrogenase, which produces MVVAYKHEPFTDFSVEANKLAFEEGLKKVESYLGQDYPLIIGGEKITTEDKIVSVNPANKEELVGRVSKASRELAEKAMQVADETFQTWRKSKPEMRADILFRAAAIVRRRKHEFSAILVKEAGKPWNEADADTAEAIDFMEYYGRQMLKLKDGIPVESRPIEYNRFSYIPLGVGVIISPWNFPFAIMAGMTTAALVSGNTVLLKPASTTPVVAAKFMEVLEEAGLPAGVVNFVPGNGSEVGDYLVDHPRTRFVSFTGSRDVGIRIYERAAKVNPGQIWLKRVIAEMGGKDTIVVDKEADLELAAKSIVASAFGFSGQKCSACSRAVIHEDVYDHVLNRAVELTKELTVANPAVLGTNMGPVNDQAAFDKVMSYVAIGKEEGRILAGGEGDDSKGWFIQPTIVADVAEDARLMKEEIFGPVVAFCKAKDFDHALAIANNTEYGLTGAVITNNRDHIEKAREDFHVGNLYFNRGCTGAIVGYQPFGGFNMSGTDSKAGGPDYLALHMQAKTTSETL; this is translated from the coding sequence ATGGTAGTAGCATACAAACATGAGCCATTTACAGATTTTTCAGTGGAGGCTAACAAATTAGCGTTTGAAGAAGGTTTAAAGAAAGTAGAATCTTATCTTGGACAAGACTATCCATTAATTATTGGGGGAGAAAAAATCACTACAGAAGACAAAATTGTTTCTGTAAACCCTGCAAATAAAGAGGAACTTGTTGGTCGTGTTTCAAAAGCAAGCCGTGAGTTAGCTGAAAAAGCAATGCAAGTAGCGGATGAAACATTCCAAACTTGGAGAAAATCAAAGCCAGAAATGCGTGCAGACATTTTATTCCGTGCTGCAGCAATCGTTCGTCGCAGAAAACATGAATTCTCTGCTATTCTTGTAAAAGAAGCAGGTAAGCCATGGAATGAGGCAGATGCTGATACAGCAGAAGCAATCGACTTTATGGAATATTATGGTCGTCAAATGTTAAAATTAAAAGACGGTATTCCAGTAGAAAGCCGTCCAATTGAATATAATCGTTTCTCTTACATTCCATTAGGAGTAGGTGTTATCATTTCTCCTTGGAACTTCCCATTCGCAATTATGGCAGGTATGACAACAGCTGCTTTAGTTTCTGGTAACACAGTATTACTAAAACCAGCTAGTACAACTCCTGTAGTAGCAGCGAAATTTATGGAAGTATTAGAAGAAGCTGGCTTACCAGCTGGCGTAGTAAACTTCGTTCCAGGTAACGGTTCTGAAGTTGGTGACTACTTAGTAGATCATCCTCGTACACGTTTCGTAAGCTTCACGGGATCTCGTGATGTAGGTATCCGTATCTATGAGCGTGCAGCGAAAGTAAACCCAGGACAAATTTGGTTAAAACGTGTTATCGCTGAAATGGGCGGTAAAGATACAATCGTTGTTGATAAAGAAGCAGATCTTGAATTAGCAGCTAAGTCTATCGTTGCATCAGCATTCGGATTCTCAGGACAAAAATGTTCTGCATGTTCTCGTGCAGTAATCCATGAAGATGTATACGATCACGTATTAAATCGTGCTGTTGAATTAACGAAAGAATTAACAGTTGCTAACCCAGCAGTATTAGGTACAAACATGGGTCCTGTTAATGACCAAGCTGCATTTGATAAAGTAATGAGCTATGTTGCAATTGGTAAAGAAGAAGGTAGAATCTTAGCAGGTGGCGAAGGAGACGATTCTAAAGGCTGGTTCATCCAACCAACAATCGTTGCTGACGTTGCAGAAGATGCTCGCTTAATGAAAGAAGAAATCTTCGGACCAGTAGTAGCATTCTGTAAAGCGAAAGACTTCGATCATGCACTTGCAATTGCAAACAATACGGAATACGGTTTAACAGGTGCTGTTATTACTAACAACCGTGACCATATTGAAAAAGCACGCGAAGACTTCCACGTTGGTAACTTATACTTCAACCGTGGATGTACTGGTGCAATCGTAGGTTACCAACCATTCGGTGGCTTTAACATGTCTGGTACAGACTCTAAAGCTGGTGGACCTGATTACTTAGCACTTCACATGCAAGCAAAAACTACTTCTGAAACTTTATAA
- a CDS encoding methionine ABC transporter ATP-binding protein, with amino-acid sequence MISFNNVSKVYESAGQSVHAVEDVTLSVEKGEIFGIIGFSGAGKSTLLRLVNMLERPTAGTISIDDKDITSLSTKELRKLRQRIGMIFQSFNLFNSRTVFGNIAYPLKLAKLPKNEIKERVNELLRFVGLEDKANYYPEQLSGGQKQRVGIARALATSPDILICDEATSALDPETTTEILNLLKKVNREYNLTILLITHEMHVVKEICHRVAVMEKGKVIEEGKLFDVFTQPKTKTTQNFVRSVINDHLPESVLAKIQNGGQIHRLTFTGEETGQPVLSYIAKNYNVDVNVLYGNIIELQNVLFGNLLVELQGEQREIQKALQHLRLQVQLKEVEAHAS; translated from the coding sequence ATGATTTCTTTTAACAATGTAAGTAAAGTGTATGAATCAGCTGGGCAATCTGTTCATGCGGTGGAGGATGTAACATTATCAGTTGAGAAAGGCGAAATTTTTGGCATTATCGGTTTTAGTGGAGCTGGAAAGAGTACATTATTACGCTTAGTAAATATGTTAGAGAGACCGACGGCAGGAACGATTTCAATAGATGATAAAGATATTACATCATTATCGACGAAAGAATTACGCAAACTAAGACAAAGAATCGGAATGATTTTTCAAAGCTTTAATTTATTTAATTCAAGAACAGTGTTTGGGAATATTGCTTATCCATTAAAGTTAGCGAAATTGCCAAAGAACGAGATAAAGGAACGAGTGAATGAACTGCTGAGGTTTGTAGGGTTAGAAGATAAAGCAAACTATTATCCAGAACAGCTATCAGGGGGACAAAAGCAGCGTGTTGGTATTGCTAGAGCACTTGCGACATCGCCAGATATTCTTATATGTGATGAGGCAACATCAGCCTTAGATCCAGAAACGACGACAGAAATTCTAAACTTATTAAAGAAAGTAAATCGAGAATACAATTTAACAATTCTTCTTATTACACATGAAATGCATGTTGTGAAAGAAATTTGTCACCGTGTAGCTGTAATGGAGAAGGGAAAAGTTATTGAAGAAGGAAAACTGTTTGATGTTTTCACGCAACCAAAAACAAAGACGACTCAAAACTTTGTACGTTCTGTTATTAATGATCATTTACCAGAAAGTGTTCTAGCGAAAATTCAAAATGGTGGTCAAATTCATCGTCTAACATTTACTGGTGAGGAGACAGGACAGCCGGTACTATCATATATCGCAAAAAACTATAACGTTGATGTAAATGTACTGTACGGAAATATTATTGAACTTCAAAATGTGCTATTTGGAAATCTGCTTGTAGAATTGCAAGGTGAGCAGAGGGAAATTCAAAAAGCATTACAACATCTAAGACTGCAAGTGCAGCTGAAGGAGGTAGAAGCTCATGCGAGTTGA
- a CDS encoding methionine ABC transporter permease yields the protein MRVDWSIFWPRILDATGDTLLMVIVTLIFATILGIPLGLLLYVTRKGNFLENKWVFSILNIIINTIRPVPFIIFLVALSPLTRSVIGTTIGTAAAIFPMTLVASIGIARMVETNLVSVPKGVIEAAQAMGASPIRIVFEILVPEALAPLILGVTFMTVGLIEFSAVAGLVGGGGLGDLAMTYGYQRFDTSVMFVTVVLLIILVQIAQNLGNYFAKVLLRRS from the coding sequence ATGCGAGTTGATTGGAGTATATTTTGGCCGCGCATACTAGATGCGACGGGAGATACCCTCTTAATGGTAATTGTAACACTTATATTCGCTACAATTCTGGGTATACCTCTAGGTTTACTTTTATATGTAACGAGAAAAGGAAACTTTTTAGAAAATAAATGGGTCTTTTCTATTCTTAACATCATAATTAATACAATTCGTCCGGTACCATTCATTATCTTTTTAGTAGCTTTAAGCCCACTAACAAGAAGCGTTATTGGAACGACGATTGGAACAGCAGCGGCAATTTTCCCGATGACGTTAGTCGCATCAATTGGTATTGCTAGAATGGTTGAAACAAATCTTGTTTCCGTTCCGAAAGGAGTAATTGAAGCAGCGCAAGCAATGGGCGCCTCGCCAATTAGAATCGTTTTTGAAATCCTTGTACCAGAAGCGTTAGCACCATTAATCTTAGGTGTCACGTTTATGACAGTTGGTTTAATTGAATTTTCTGCAGTTGCTGGGCTTGTCGGTGGTGGCGGTCTTGGTGACTTGGCAATGACATATGGTTATCAACGTTTTGATACATCGGTTATGTTCGTAACGGTCGTGTTACTTATCATTCTCGTACAGATAGCTCAAAATTTAGGAAACTACTTTGCGAAAGTCTTGTTACGCAGATCATAA
- a CDS encoding MetQ/NlpA family ABC transporter substrate-binding protein: protein MKKILAFALSAIVGVSALSGCSSGDTGAGAKEKVVRVGVTGTDGDAWEILKKKAEKEGIKVKLIEFSDYTTPNKALADGDIQLNSFQHIAFLEQFKKEHKLDITAVGTTQIAPMGLYSEKYKKANEIPDGSEIAIPNDPTNQARALKLLDAAGLLKLKKDFGLFGDPSGIAENPKKLKITPVIAQQTPRVLKDVAASVINNGVAGQAGLDPAKDPIFLEDPKNENAKPYINIFAARTKDKDDPTLKKVIELYHSKEVTDAIKKETNDGSISVDLSLEELEKIVK from the coding sequence ATGAAGAAAATTTTAGCATTTGCATTATCAGCGATTGTAGGAGTCTCAGCATTAAGCGGCTGCTCAAGTGGAGACACGGGTGCAGGAGCGAAAGAAAAAGTAGTTCGCGTCGGTGTAACTGGAACGGATGGAGACGCTTGGGAAATTTTGAAGAAAAAAGCTGAAAAAGAAGGGATTAAAGTTAAACTGATTGAGTTCTCTGATTACACAACGCCAAATAAAGCGTTAGCTGATGGAGATATTCAATTAAACTCATTCCAGCATATTGCTTTCTTAGAGCAATTTAAAAAAGAGCATAAGTTAGATATTACAGCTGTTGGTACAACGCAAATTGCACCAATGGGTTTATACTCTGAAAAATATAAGAAAGCAAATGAAATCCCAGATGGTTCAGAAATTGCAATTCCAAACGATCCAACGAACCAAGCACGTGCATTAAAACTTCTTGATGCAGCTGGATTATTAAAGCTTAAAAAAGATTTTGGCTTATTTGGAGATCCAAGCGGCATTGCTGAAAATCCGAAGAAATTAAAAATCACGCCGGTTATCGCACAGCAAACACCTCGTGTATTAAAAGATGTAGCAGCTTCAGTTATTAATAACGGTGTTGCTGGTCAAGCTGGATTAGATCCAGCGAAGGATCCTATTTTCTTAGAAGATCCAAAGAATGAAAATGCGAAGCCTTATATTAATATTTTCGCAGCTCGTACGAAAGATAAAGATGATCCAACACTGAAAAAAGTAATTGAATTATATCATTCAAAAGAAGTAACAGATGCAATTAAGAAAGAAACAAATGATGGTTCAATTTCAGTTGACCTTTCACTTGAGGAGCTTGAAAAAATCGTAAAATAA
- a CDS encoding HXXEE domain-containing protein, producing the protein MKKHSTTILWIIPLLFFIHNLEEAFQMPQYLANQFSIRIITSQQFFIAISILTIFVLLIVFLYQLNFLSSICWIIFIQGAIFFNSVQHIILFFIYRSYNPGVISAFFITLFSIFFFLSKKHLIHQKQFVITLLFSLFSYPIIIWITLLFAIYFHS; encoded by the coding sequence ATGAAAAAGCATTCCACTACTATACTCTGGATCATTCCCTTATTATTTTTCATTCATAACCTTGAAGAAGCTTTCCAAATGCCACAATATCTTGCTAATCAATTTTCAATCCGTATTATAACTAGCCAACAATTCTTCATTGCCATTTCCATATTAACAATCTTTGTATTACTTATCGTCTTTCTATATCAACTTAACTTCTTGTCTTCTATATGCTGGATTATTTTTATACAAGGGGCCATCTTCTTTAACTCTGTTCAACATATTATTTTGTTTTTCATTTATCGCTCCTATAACCCCGGCGTAATATCAGCATTTTTCATTACTCTCTTTTCTATTTTCTTTTTTTTATCAAAAAAACACTTAATTCATCAAAAGCAATTCGTAATTACACTCCTTTTCAGCTTATTTTCTTATCCCATTATAATTTGGATTACCTTACTGTTCGCTATCTACTTTCATTCATAA
- a CDS encoding DUF3926 domain-containing protein encodes MHEELLRRVILTKVKVGMHILEELPNPIQQSAKQILNILQEELAAYPKEREHHDVNLKNIIIE; translated from the coding sequence ATGCATGAGGAATTACTACGAAGGGTAATTCTTACAAAAGTAAAAGTCGGGATGCATATATTAGAAGAGCTACCTAATCCAATCCAGCAATCAGCTAAGCAAATATTAAATATTTTACAAGAGGAACTAGCTGCTTATCCGAAAGAACGAGAGCATCATGATGTTAATTTAAAAAATATCATAATTGAATAA
- a CDS encoding ArsA family ATPase: MMRIILYTGKGGVGKTSISAATALQSAKQGLKTLVMSTDPAHSLGDSFGIKLSSEPLEIRENLWAQEINTIYEMEKGWGKLQKYITLLFTSKAADDITTEELTMFPGMEDLISLLRVLDYYKQNTYDVIIIDCAPTGETLAMLSFPDMLSWWMEKLFPIKRKVLKVVRPVAQPLLGVPLPTDDIMDELTNTLEQLGEMRDILSNREITSIRIVVNPEKMVIKEAQRSFTYLNLYDYNVDAIMINRVIPNTVTDPYFQAWKDTQKKYKTLIQDSFQPLPIYEAPMFEQEVVGLPMLERVGDALFKTDHCPTEVKFNGRTQYVKKDGDDYIFILSIPFSNKSELSLNQKGDELIIRAGSVKRNITLPKTLTHLSIQGAKFEEDVLNIRFGGVVHA, encoded by the coding sequence ATAATGAGAATTATTTTGTATACAGGTAAAGGCGGCGTAGGAAAAACTAGCATTTCAGCAGCAACAGCGCTTCAAAGCGCAAAACAAGGATTAAAAACATTAGTAATGAGTACAGATCCTGCTCATAGTTTAGGAGATTCATTTGGTATAAAGCTATCTTCTGAGCCATTAGAAATTCGTGAAAATTTGTGGGCACAAGAAATTAATACGATTTATGAGATGGAAAAAGGCTGGGGGAAATTACAGAAATATATTACGCTACTCTTCACTTCCAAAGCAGCTGATGATATTACAACAGAAGAGTTAACGATGTTTCCTGGTATGGAAGATTTAATTAGCTTACTTCGCGTACTCGATTATTATAAACAAAACACATATGATGTTATTATCATTGATTGTGCTCCAACAGGAGAAACATTAGCAATGCTCAGCTTTCCAGACATGCTCAGCTGGTGGATGGAAAAACTCTTTCCTATTAAAAGAAAAGTTTTAAAAGTTGTTCGCCCTGTAGCTCAACCACTTCTTGGTGTTCCTCTTCCAACCGATGATATTATGGACGAATTAACGAATACACTTGAACAGCTCGGAGAAATGAGAGATATTTTATCAAACCGAGAAATAACAAGTATCCGCATCGTTGTAAATCCCGAAAAAATGGTCATTAAAGAAGCTCAGCGTAGCTTTACTTATTTAAATTTATACGATTATAACGTAGATGCCATTATGATTAACCGCGTCATCCCTAACACTGTCACCGATCCTTATTTTCAAGCATGGAAAGATACTCAAAAAAAATATAAAACATTAATTCAAGATAGTTTTCAGCCGCTTCCTATTTACGAAGCTCCAATGTTTGAACAAGAAGTTGTTGGTTTACCTATGTTAGAGCGTGTAGGAGATGCTTTATTTAAAACTGATCATTGTCCTACTGAAGTGAAATTTAACGGCCGCACACAATATGTAAAAAAAGATGGCGATGATTATATTTTCATTCTTTCTATTCCCTTCTCAAATAAAAGTGAACTTTCATTAAATCAAAAAGGTGATGAACTTATTATTCGAGCCGGTTCTGTTAAACGGAACATCACGTTACCCAAAACATTAACACACCTTTCTATTCAAGGAGCAAAATTTGAAGAAGATGTACTAAATATTCGCTTTGGAGGTGTAGTACATGCATGA
- a CDS encoding MarR family winged helix-turn-helix transcriptional regulator produces the protein MLQYEHFLDLLLDNAKKLFYPEEWVSLDLTLSKTEVFCLLWMERNTDITMTKIADLLDIPMSTTTGVVNRLVKKGYIERYRDENDRRIVLIRLTENGVMLVQEVKQNAAHYFNLVTEALSEEEKAFLLQIFQKIMNHIATSQQKTEEKVSTPKMKNIPIE, from the coding sequence TTGTTGCAATATGAACATTTTTTAGACTTACTGCTAGATAACGCCAAGAAACTTTTCTATCCTGAAGAATGGGTAAGCCTAGATTTAACACTTTCTAAAACAGAAGTATTTTGTTTACTTTGGATGGAGCGAAATACAGATATTACAATGACAAAAATTGCTGACCTTCTTGATATACCGATGAGTACAACGACAGGTGTTGTAAATCGCCTCGTAAAAAAGGGATATATTGAAAGGTACCGTGATGAAAACGACCGACGCATTGTATTAATTCGTTTAACAGAAAACGGCGTAATGCTCGTCCAAGAAGTAAAACAAAATGCAGCCCATTACTTTAACCTAGTGACAGAAGCATTATCAGAAGAAGAAAAAGCATTCTTACTACAAATCTTCCAAAAGATCATGAATCACATCGCTACGTCACAGCAAAAAACAGAAGAAAAGGTTTCTACACCTAAAATGAAAAACATTCCGATTGAATAA